Proteins encoded together in one Bactrocera neohumeralis isolate Rockhampton chromosome 4, APGP_CSIRO_Bneo_wtdbg2-racon-allhic-juicebox.fasta_v2, whole genome shotgun sequence window:
- the LOC126754845 gene encoding uncharacterized protein LOC126754845, which yields MSKAMLSKVSAAILILTVVLGQAAAAPQDAPNPVDTVDAPASPEARASNIDESDIEERALNFLNVNNWNEQAINSRYTGADATALAYALDRIYTGTAASYKKMVKLQLYLFQKFDDAGDVNDKYYFNVAYYFLNIRKNKYYYSLTNEQKRKLNDYISYLPPSLDFIFFQPNFCLMNRKYLQHMYAADRAIDGQRDYVFVFENNNNNVNKRPWTTQVSDVSNDRQTKLKFTLKHNQSKRVAYLERNSYNGQSNMVAAWHSSFQQPNNADWTVELYQNQLIFKQNGRLICASDSMYNNNRRYVFGQGGKGNGKNAPECQWYAKECP from the coding sequence ATGTCGAAAGCAATGTTGAGCAAAGTAAGCGCagcgattttaattttaaccgTAGTTTTGGGCCAGGCAGCAGCAGCGCCGCAGGATGCGCCAAACCCTGTGGATACAGTGGACGCGCCGGCTTCACCAGAGGCTCGCGCCAGCAATATCGATGAGAGCGATATCGAAGAGCGCGCTTTGAATTTTCTAAATGTGAACAACTGGAATGAGCAGGCCATCAATAGCCGTTATACTGGCGCGGATGCGACCGCTTTGGCTTACGCTTTGGATAGAATCTACACTGGCACGGCCGCATCCTACAAGAAGATGGTCAAGTTGCAATTGTATTTGTTCCAGAAATTCGACGATGCCGGCGATGTGAATGACAAATACTACTTCAATGTGGCATACTACTTTTTGAATATCAGAAAGAACAAATACTACTACAGTTTGACCAACGAACAGAAGCGCAAATTGAACGATTACATAAGCTATCTGCCGCCATCGCTCGACTTTATCTTCTTCCAGCCAAACTTTTGCTTGATGAATCGCAAATACTTGCAGCACATGTATGCCGCCGACAGGGCCATTGATGGCCAACGTGATTATGTTTTCGTctttgaaaacaataacaacaatgtcaaTAAACGCCCTTGGACAACGCAAGTGAGCGATGTGTCCAACGATCGGCAGACGAAATTGAAATTCACGCTTAAGCACAACCAGTCGAAACGCGTCGCTTATTTGGAGCGCAACAGCTACAATGGCCAGTCTAATATGGTGGCCGCTTGGCACTCCAGCTTCCAGCAACCCAACAATGCCGACTGGACTGTTGAGCTCTACCAAAATCAGCTGATATTTAAGCAGAATGGACGCCTCATCTGTGCCAGTGACTCGATGTACAACAACAATCGGCGTTACGTGTTTGGGCAGGGCGGAAAAGGAAATGGCAAGAACGCACCAGAATGCCAGTGGTATGCCAAGGAGTGTCCATGA